The window TGAACGGGTGAAGATGCTCTGGGTCTTTAGGTGTAGAGCGCATTCACGCACTCAGTTGGAACCGCAGGCGGTTCCAGCCAGGTGCGATCCGCTCTATCCCACGGCGCGGATCAGGGCGTCCAGGGTTTCGTTGGGCTGCTCGGACATCATCATGTGGCCGCAGTCCTTCAGGACGATCATCCGGGCAGAGGGCATGGCGGCCATCAGATCCTTTGCCCGCCGGGGCGGGGTCATCATGTCGCCGTCGCCCAGGATCAGGGTTGCCGGGCAGCTCACCCTGGCGGCCGCCTCCAGCCCGCCAGTGTAGTCGTTGCAGGCCTTCATGTCGTTATGCAGCACGCCGTCGCCGCCGCGTTCGAGCAGGCGCAGGCTGCCGCCGGTGACCCGGATGCCCGGTGCGGCATTGCCGCCGATCTGGGCGCGCTTCGAGTGGCCCCAGATCGTGACCATGTCGTAGGCCGAAGGGTGGTTGGCCTCGGCGTTGTCCAGGAGAGCATCGGCCACTGTCATCGGGACAGAAATGCCAAGCAAAGCGATGCGTTCGATGCGGTCGGGATGGCGCGCCGCCGCCTCGAGCACGGGCAGGGATCCCATGGAGTGGCCGGCCAGAACAGCCTTCCTGAGACCGGCGGCATCCATGAGGCGGATAATCCAGTCTGCAATCGCCTCGATCGACGGCAGCAGATCGCCTTCCGAGTTGCCGTGCCCGGGAAGATCGGGCGCAAGCACGCCGTATCCGCGATGGGCGAAGTAACGCGCCTGGGCCGACCACACCGTTCGGTTCATCGAGGCGCCGTGGATGAAGATGATGGCCGGAAGCCCGGGATCGAAGTCCTTGCCGCCGGTCGCGGCGAAGATCGTCTGTCCATCGACGGAGAGTTCGAGCGCCATGGGTCAGGCCTTCATGGCGGCGCGCAGGCCGCGGTTGAGATCGTCCTTGAGGTCGTTCACATCCTCAAGCCCGATCGACAGGCGTATCAGGCCTTCGGAGATGCCGGCGGCCTTCAGCTCTTCGGCCGGCACCTGCTGATGGGTGGTCGAACCGGGATGGATCACGAGCGACTTGGCGTCGCCCACGTTGGCGAGGTGAGAGAAGAGCTGAACCGATTCGATGAACCTGGCACCCGCCTTGCGTCCGCCCCTGATCTCGAAGCTGAAGATTGCGCCCGCACCCTTCGGCAGAAGCGTCCTGGCGAGCTCGTGGTCCGGATGGTTCGGCAGCCCCGGATAGCCGACACTCTCCACGGCCTCGTGCCCGTCGAGGAACTCGGCAATCGCCTGGGCATTGGCAACATGCCTCTCCATGCGCAGCGGCAGGGTTTCGAGCCCCTGCAGCAGGTAGAACGCGTTCTGCGGACTCATGCAGGGGCCGAAGTCGCGCATCCCCTCCGCGCGGGCCCGCATGATCATGGCGCCGGGTCCGAACTCCTCGGCGAAGTCGAGCCCGTGGTAGCCCTCGTAGGGCTCGGTGAGCGTCGGGAACTTGCCCGAGGCCTCCCAGTCGAACGCGCCGCGGTCGACCAGCGCGCCGCCGATCGCTACGCCGTGCCCGCCCATGAACTTGGTCACCGAGTGCATGACGATGTCGGCACCGTGTTCGAAGGGCCGGAAGAGGAAGGGGGTGGCAAAAGTGTTGTCGATCATCAGCGGCAAGCCCGCCTCGTGCGCGATGTCGGCGATTGCCGGTATATCCATCACCTCGAGGCCCGGATTGCCGAGGGTCTCGCCGTAGAGCAGGCGTGTCTCGGGTCGGATCGCCTTGCGGAAGGCCTCGGGATCGCGCGGGTCGACCAGCGTTGCGGTGATGCCGAAGCGCGGCAGGGTATAGTTGAACATGTAGTTCGAGCCGCCATAGAGCGACCCCGACGACACGATATGACCGCCCTGGCCCATCAGCGTCACGATGCCCAGGTGCAGGGCTGCCATGCCGCTTGCCGTGCAGACCGCACCGACGCCGCCTTCGAGGCCCGCAATGCGTTCCTCGAGCACCGCGACGGTCGGATTCGAGATGCGGCTGTAGATGTGGCCCGGCCGTTCGAGATTGTAGAGCGCGGCGGCGAAGTCCGTGTCGGGAAAGACATAGGAGGTCGACTGATAGATCGGTACCGCCCGCGCTCCGGTCGCGGGGTCGGGCTGCTGACCGCCATGCAACGACAGGGTGTCGAAGCCGACATGCTTGGATCCCGCCATGGGCCTGCTCCGTCTGGGGACGGCGGACCGTAAACGCTGACCGTCCGGGGGTCCACCGCTTCGACCCTCACCCTCCCGCGCCAGGGGCGTGGGAGGGTGAGGGTTGGCCGCACGGCAACGCTGAGGTACCTAGAGCGGATCGCACTTCGTTGGAATCGTTTGCGGTTCCAACGAAGTGCGTGAATCTGCTCTGGGTGCGATCGGCTCCAGCGGCAACGCGATTCGGGAAGACAACGATGACACGTGAGATCAAGTCGGTGGCCGTGATCGGCGGCGGCACCATGGGAACCGGTATTGCGGGCAAATGCGCCGATGCGGGCATCAAGGTGCTGCTGCTCGACATCGACGAGCAGGCCGTCGCCAGGTCGATGGAGCGTATCACCGGCGGTCGCTCCCCGGCGATCGACGATCCCGGGAGTGCCAGGCTGATCGAGACCGGCACGTTCGACGAGATCGAGCGGATCGCTGACTACGACTGGATCTGCGAGGCCGTGATCGAGGATCTCGAGACCAAGCGCGATCTCTTCGACAAGCTGGAGGCGGCACGTTCGGACGGCTCTGTCATCTCGACCAACACCTCCGGCATTCCCCTGCGCGCGATCACCAGGGACAAGCCCGAACGGCTCCGCCGCGACGTGGTGGTCACCCACTTCTTCAATCCCGTGAAGGTCATGAAGCTGCTCGAGGTCGTGCCCGGCGAGGACACGACATCCGATGTGGTCGACGCCATGGCGGCGTTCGGGTCTGACAAGCTCGGCAAGGGCGTCGTTCATGCCAAGGACACGGTGAACTTCATCGGCAACCGCATCGGCTGCTTCTGGATGCTCTCGGGCCTGCACAAGGCGCGCAAGGCGCGTCTCGACGACGGCCTTTCGATGGAGACGATCGATGCCGTCATGTCCGCACCCGTCGGCCTGCCCGGCACCGGGCTCTACGGCCTGATCGATCTGATCGGCCTCGACGTGATGGATTTCGTCGGCAGGAACCTGGCGGCCAATCTGCCGTCGGGCGACGAGGGGCTTGCCACCACCTCCTTCCCGCCCGAGGAGCAGGCCATGCTGGAGCGCGGGCAGCTCGGCCGGAAGACCGGCGGCGGCTTCTACAAGGTCACCAGGAACGACGACGGCTCACGGATCAGGGAAACCTTCGATCTCGATGCCGGGGACTGGCGTCTTGCCGAAGAACCCGCGCTGGACGACAAGCACAGCGCGTTGCAGAGCCTGATGGGATCGGAGGATACCGTCGGCGGTTTCGCGCGGGACCTGATGGGTGGCACGCTGCTTTACGCGGCGGGCCTGATCCCGCAGATCTCCGACGACGTCGTCAACATCGACCGTGCCATGCGCTGGGGTTTTGCCTGGCGTCAGGGCCCGTTCGAAATGCTCGACACCCTCGGGGTCCGCTCGGTGATCGGGCGCCTTGAGACGAAGGGCGTGGCCCTGCCGGCCATGCTGCAGATCGCCCGGGATGCCGGTGCCGAGAGCTTCTATCGCAACGATGGTGCCGAGTTCCTCGGGCGCGACGGCACCTGGCACCAGGTGCCTGCCTGGAGCATATCCCGTTCAGATTGAAGCAATCTGGACGGGTGAAGATGCTCTGAGTCCTTGCTGAAGCATATCCCGTTCGGATCTAGGGCGCGATTCCCGCGAGCGTGAGGTTGACGTCACCCTCTGTGCTCCGCGCAAGCGTTACCTTGGCCTCTTCGAGGATGCAGACGCCCGAGACCGGAAGGCAGGCACCGAAGGTGATGCCGAGCGACGAACTGCCGTTCAGGTGGGCCGGATCGAAGGTGAGGGTCTGCAGGACGGCACCGTCGAAGTGATCGCCCTCGACCATCAGGACGCTGGGCATCTCGTCGAGCCAGATCATCTGGTCGTCCAGCGGCGTCAGTCCGATGCCGAGCCGCCCGTTGAGCCTGACATCCATGGTTGGCACAACGGCGATGACCAGGCGGTCACCGGACTCGACATGTGTCTGCACGCTCACGCCGCTCGGCGTGATGATCGAACCGATGTCATCGGCCGACACCGGCGGCGCAAGTGCCGCGACCGCGGCGAGGGCCGCGCCTCTGCTCAAAAGACGTTTCATTATGAACCGCCGTGTTTCCTTCGGTCCCTCTCCTTGCAGATAGTGTGTTGGCACGGTGCTGTCCAGGTCACGTTCGATCGAGGCGTGCGTCAGAACGGCAAGCCTTGCCGAAACGGCAAGGCACCAACGGGAGGCACCGGAGCAATCCGGCGTCGCGTTGCGCGTTCTGAACTGGACAACGGAGGCACATCCACGACATAACGGGTCAATCATTCCGTTCGGCACTCCCATGACCAACCTCGACTCCGAGGTCGCGCGCCGGCGCACCTTCGCGATCATCTCCCACCCTGACGCGGGCAAGACCACGCTTACCGAAAAGCTGCTGCTGTTCGGTGGCGCGATTCAGCTTGCCGGTGCCGTGAAGGCGCGCGGTGACCGGCGTCGCGCGCGCTCGGACTGGATGAAGGTTGAGCAGGAGCGCGGCATCTCGGTGAGCGCCTCGGTGATGAGCTACCGCTACGCCGATTGCGCCTTCAACCTGCTCGACACGCCGGGTCATGAGGATTTCAGCGAGGACACCTACCGCGTGCTGACCGCCGTCGACAGCGCGGTCATGGTGCTCGACGCCGCCAGGGGCATCGAGGCGCAGACGCGCAAGCTTTTTGAGGTCTGTCGCCTGCGCGACATGCCGATTGCCACCTTCGTCAACAAGATGGACCGCGAGGCGCGCGACCCGTTCGCGCTGATCGACGAGGTCGAGCAGACCCTGCAGATCGAGGTCACGCCGGCCAGCTGGCCGATTGGCATGGGGCGCGATTTCCTCGGCTGCTACGACCTGATCAACGACCGGCTCATCCTGGTCGCGCGGACCGGGGGCGAGACCGTGGAGGAAGGTATCGCCTGCGAGGGGCTCGACGATCCCAGGCTCGACGCGCTTCTTCCCGCCCATGCCGTCGCCGCGCTGCGCGAGCAGGTCGCGATGGCGCGCGGCCTGCTGCCGGCGTTCGACATGGATGCCTATCGCGCCGGTAACCTGACGCCCATGTACTTCGGCAGTGCGCTCAACAACTTCGGGGTGCGCGAGCTGCTCGAGGGGCTCGCGGGTTATGCGCCGCCACCGTGCGCGCAGCCGACGGTGCAGCGTCCGATCGAACCGACCGAAACCGGGGTCTCGGGCTTCGTCTTCAAGATCCAGGCAAACATGGATCCCAGGCACCGGGACCGTATCGCCTTCGTGCGTCTGGCCTCGGGCCACTTCAGGCGCGGCATGAAGCTGAAGCATCACCGCACCGGCAAGCAGATCGTGATGCACAACCCGCTGATCTTCCTTGCCCGGGACCGCGAGCTTGCCGAGGAGGCCTTCGCCGGCGATATCGTCGGTGTGCCGAACCACGGCAACCTCCACATCGGCGATGCGCTGACCGAAAGCGAGGAGCTCGCCTTCACCGGCATCCCAAGCTTCGCGCCGGAGCATCTCCAGCGCGTTCGGGCGACCGATCCGATGAAGGCCAAGCACCTTGGCCGCGCGCTCCGGCAGCTCGCCGAGGAGGGTGCGGCGCGTGTCTTCAAGCCGGTGATGGACGCCGACTGGGTGGTCGGCGTCATGGGCCCGCTGCAGTTCGACGTGCTGGCCGATTGTATCCGCACCGAGTACGGGGTGCCGGTGCGCTTCGAGCCCGCCAACCTCCATACCGCCCGCTGGCTCGACGGTGCCTCGCACCAGGCGATCAAGGACTTTGCCGAGAGGAACCGCTCGGCCATGGCTGGGGATCACGCCGGCCAGCCGGTGTTCCTGGCGCGCAACGCCTGGCATCTCGACAAGGCGCAGGAGGATGCGCCCGGGATCGCCTTCCTGAAGGTCAAGGAGCAGGTCCACACGGCCACTGCCGAAGCGGCCTGAGCCATGGCCGTCCGGCTCTGCAAGATTGCGCTTCTGGCCTGTTACACCTTGCTGCTGACGCTGATCGCCTTCGGCAACATCACGGACTACGACAGCAACTGGCCCTTCGTGCAGCACGTGCTGGCGATGGATACGACGTTCCAGAGCCCCGGCGTGATATGGCGCGCCATCACCGATCCCACGATCCAGACAATCGCCTATCTCGGCATCATCGCAACCGAAACGGCAGCCGGGCTGATCTGCTGGGCCGGGATCGTGCAGCTCGTCCGGCACCGCCGCGCATCGCCTGCCCGCTTCCTTCTGGCCGGTGGCATCACGCTGCTCTTCCTGATCCAGCCCGAGC is drawn from Rhodospirillales bacterium and contains these coding sequences:
- a CDS encoding DUF2165 domain-containing protein, with the translated sequence MAVRLCKIALLACYTLLLTLIAFGNITDYDSNWPFVQHVLAMDTTFQSPGVIWRAITDPTIQTIAYLGIIATETAAGLICWAGIVQLVRHRRASPARFLLAGGITLLFLIQPERETGA
- a CDS encoding O-acetylhomoserine aminocarboxypropyltransferase encodes the protein MAGSKHVGFDTLSLHGGQQPDPATGARAVPIYQSTSYVFPDTDFAAALYNLERPGHIYSRISNPTVAVLEERIAGLEGGVGAVCTASGMAALHLGIVTLMGQGGHIVSSGSLYGGSNYMFNYTLPRFGITATLVDPRDPEAFRKAIRPETRLLYGETLGNPGLEVMDIPAIADIAHEAGLPLMIDNTFATPFLFRPFEHGADIVMHSVTKFMGGHGVAIGGALVDRGAFDWEASGKFPTLTEPYEGYHGLDFAEEFGPGAMIMRARAEGMRDFGPCMSPQNAFYLLQGLETLPLRMERHVANAQAIAEFLDGHEAVESVGYPGLPNHPDHELARTLLPKGAGAIFSFEIRGGRKAGARFIESVQLFSHLANVGDAKSLVIHPGSTTHQQVPAEELKAAGISEGLIRLSIGLEDVNDLKDDLNRGLRAAMKA
- a CDS encoding peptide chain release factor 3: MTNLDSEVARRRTFAIISHPDAGKTTLTEKLLLFGGAIQLAGAVKARGDRRRARSDWMKVEQERGISVSASVMSYRYADCAFNLLDTPGHEDFSEDTYRVLTAVDSAVMVLDAARGIEAQTRKLFEVCRLRDMPIATFVNKMDREARDPFALIDEVEQTLQIEVTPASWPIGMGRDFLGCYDLINDRLILVARTGGETVEEGIACEGLDDPRLDALLPAHAVAALREQVAMARGLLPAFDMDAYRAGNLTPMYFGSALNNFGVRELLEGLAGYAPPPCAQPTVQRPIEPTETGVSGFVFKIQANMDPRHRDRIAFVRLASGHFRRGMKLKHHRTGKQIVMHNPLIFLARDRELAEEAFAGDIVGVPNHGNLHIGDALTESEELAFTGIPSFAPEHLQRVRATDPMKAKHLGRALRQLAEEGAARVFKPVMDADWVVGVMGPLQFDVLADCIRTEYGVPVRFEPANLHTARWLDGASHQAIKDFAERNRSAMAGDHAGQPVFLARNAWHLDKAQEDAPGIAFLKVKEQVHTATAEAA
- a CDS encoding alpha/beta hydrolase gives rise to the protein MALELSVDGQTIFAATGGKDFDPGLPAIIFIHGASMNRTVWSAQARYFAHRGYGVLAPDLPGHGNSEGDLLPSIEAIADWIIRLMDAAGLRKAVLAGHSMGSLPVLEAAARHPDRIERIALLGISVPMTVADALLDNAEANHPSAYDMVTIWGHSKRAQIGGNAAPGIRVTGGSLRLLERGGDGVLHNDMKACNDYTGGLEAAARVSCPATLILGDGDMMTPPRRAKDLMAAMPSARMIVLKDCGHMMMSEQPNETLDALIRAVG